A window from Solanum stenotomum isolate F172 chromosome 7, ASM1918654v1, whole genome shotgun sequence encodes these proteins:
- the LOC125869745 gene encoding uncharacterized protein LOC125869745 produces the protein MELPENKYEHWKAKFIDGLPPLFAIRVKTLLRNEHGEILYQDYTNGRLIGVCTQEGKNLCNELKLPRKLKIDKLRERSQPGDVCTQFGLPGISADSKKTKHRDSRGSNPDKPYRKRRYKHRHRSKEEQDEIKAYRKSNRLTKNRSKRELAKIKCYKCGNFGLIAPNCKLEKLKALELDEEVHDKVYSSEEEIELPESSDNNQRDNMNACNTCNGDTFLCDTLKSTKVQEKIKLISEQIDICADHPSAFCNQKKHIVTLPNEDNFSEDEIPTKSRPCQMNSKLVELCKKEIDNLLQKGLIKPSKSHWSCTAFYVNNATEKERGVPRMAPP, from the exons ATGGAGCTACCCGAAAACAAATATGAGCATTGGAAAGCAAAGTTCATAGATGGCCTTCCCCCATTATTTGCAATAAGGGTTAAAACATTGCTTAGAAATGAGCATGGTGAAATTCTCTACCAGGATTATACTAATGGTCGACTGATAGGCGTTTGCACTCAGGAAGGGAAAAATTTGTGCAATGAATTAAAGTTACCTAGAAAGCTTAAAatagataagcttagggaaagATCTCAGCCAGGAGACGTTTGCACCCAATTTGGTTTACCCGGTATTTCGGCTGATAGCAAGAAAACCAAACATAGAGATTCTAGAGGCTCCAATCCCGACAAACCTTATAGGAAAAGAAGGTATAAACATAGACATAGATCTAAGGAAGAACAGGACGAGATAAAAGCTTATCGTAAGTCTAATAGACTTACCAAGAATAGGTCTAAGCGGGAACTCGCCAAGATTAAATGTTATAAGTGTGGAAATTTTGGGCTTATAGCACCCAATTGCAAGCTTGAAAAGCTGAAAGCCTTAGAGCTTGATGAAGAAGTTCATGATAAGgtttata gTTCAGAAGAAGAAATTGAGTTGCCTGAATCATCTGATAATAATCAGCGCGATAATATGAATGCTTGCAATACTTGCAATGGTGATACTTTCTTATGTGATACTTTGAAATCCACCAAagtacaagaaaaaattaaattgatttctgAACAAATTGATATTTGTGCGGATCATCCTAGTGCTTTCTGTAATCAGAAAAAGCATATTGTCACTCTTCCTAATGAAGACAATTTCTCTGAGGATGAAATTCCTACTAAATCCCGTCCTTGTCAGATGAATTCCAAATTAGTTGAATTatgtaaaaaagaaattgataatttgttACAAAAGGGCttgataaaaccttcaaaaTCACATTGGTCTTGTACTGCATTTTATGTTAACAATGCTACTGAAAAGGAACGAGGTGTCCCCAG GATGGCCCCTCCTTAG